One stretch of Streptomyces sp. 135 DNA includes these proteins:
- a CDS encoding S-(hydroxymethyl)mycothiol dehydrogenase has protein sequence MPHEVRAVVAVKKGAPVEVRTIVVPDPGPGEVLVSVQACGVCHTDLHYREGAINDDFPFLLGHEAAGTVEAVGADVTDLALGDYVVIAWRAPCGTCRSCLRGRPWYCFDSRNADQPMTLRDGTPLSAALGIGAFAEKTLVAAGQAVKVDPAARPEAVGLIGCGVMAGYGAAVNTGGVGPGDTVAVIGCGGVGDAAIAGASLAGARRVIAVDIDDAKLDGATRFGATHTVNSRGTDPVAAVRELTGGHGVDVAIDAVGTPSTYKQAFYMRDHAGVLVQVGVPDPEMTVDLPLIDLFSRGGALKSSWYGDCLPTRDFPILVDQYLSRRLDLGGFVSETITLDQVEEAFASMRRGEVLRSVVVL, from the coding sequence GTGCCCCATGAGGTCCGTGCCGTCGTCGCCGTGAAGAAGGGCGCACCCGTGGAGGTGCGGACGATCGTCGTGCCCGATCCCGGCCCCGGGGAGGTACTCGTCTCCGTGCAGGCCTGCGGGGTCTGTCATACGGATCTGCACTACCGGGAGGGCGCGATCAACGACGACTTCCCGTTCCTGCTCGGCCATGAGGCGGCGGGCACCGTCGAGGCGGTCGGCGCGGACGTCACCGATCTCGCCCTCGGCGACTATGTGGTGATCGCCTGGCGGGCGCCCTGCGGGACCTGCCGCTCTTGTCTCCGCGGGCGCCCCTGGTACTGCTTCGACTCGCGCAACGCCGACCAGCCGATGACGCTCCGCGACGGCACACCGCTGAGCGCCGCGCTCGGCATCGGCGCCTTCGCGGAGAAGACGCTGGTCGCCGCGGGCCAGGCGGTGAAGGTCGACCCGGCGGCGCGCCCCGAGGCCGTGGGCCTGATCGGCTGCGGCGTGATGGCGGGGTACGGGGCCGCCGTGAACACCGGCGGGGTGGGCCCTGGCGACACCGTCGCCGTGATCGGCTGCGGCGGTGTCGGCGACGCCGCGATCGCCGGGGCGTCCCTGGCCGGGGCGCGGCGCGTCATCGCCGTCGACATCGACGACGCGAAGCTGGACGGGGCGACCCGGTTCGGCGCCACGCACACCGTCAACTCCCGCGGCACCGACCCCGTGGCGGCCGTGCGCGAGCTGACCGGCGGGCACGGGGTCGACGTCGCGATCGACGCGGTCGGCACCCCGTCGACGTACAAGCAGGCGTTCTACATGCGCGACCACGCGGGCGTGCTGGTGCAGGTGGGGGTGCCCGATCCGGAGATGACGGTCGATCTGCCGCTGATCGACCTCTTCTCGCGCGGCGGCGCCCTCAAGTCGTCGTGGTACGGCGACTGCCTGCCCACGCGGGACTTCCCGATCCTCGTCGACCAGTACCTCAGCCGCCGTCTCGACCTGGGCGGCTTCGTCTCCGAGACGATCACCCTGGACCAGGTGGAGGAGGCCTTCGCGAGCATGCGGCGCGGTGAGGTGCTGCGCTCGGTGGTGGTCCTGTGA